One Arachis hypogaea cultivar Tifrunner chromosome 18, arahy.Tifrunner.gnm2.J5K5, whole genome shotgun sequence genomic window, TGTATCATTTAAGATGTAATATATCTGATCTGTATTCATTGTCCCTTCTTTGCAATTATTTATCACAAGCATATATAGTAGAGTGTATATAATTAAGTATTTACTTGATCATCAaagcaaaataataaaagaatggaaATATTTGCattggtaattaaaataaattaactaaaattagtcacaacttatcttatttaatatttattaattattataataattaataaatattaaataataaattttgattttttttatttttttaaaattaccgTTAAAAGAAAATAACATTATCTCATATGgtgtatatatatgtttaaataatgGATTTCAAAGTTATATATAGTTATAACGTATTATAAAGCAATTAATTTAGATTAGTCTagtgattaatttattaatttatttaaataaatgtctaaattttaaattttgttttgtatatatagtaatttattaattaaattcaaatattatatataaggTGTTTTTCTAAAATATATGATAATGCTTGGGTTTAAAatggtattttttaaaagatataacaaatcgttaaataaaatttaaattcatgataaattaattttaatctaataaattaaaaaatattataaaaatattataaaatattgttTTTAGAATATATGATAatggttaaaatttaaaatagtatttttttaatatataataaaccattaaataaaatttaaattcacgaTAATATTTAATCTCATCTATTAGATCAAGAGATGTggtaagaaacaaaaagaaatattatAAGGTGTTTTTCTaggatatattatataataatggcATTATATGACATTGACTGTCTAATTCATTAAAaacattcttaatttcttatTAACTATATATAATATATCGCACCATCATTCATTCTGATAATTTACTTTTTGACAACTTGTGCTCTAGCATTTTCCACGATAAAAATGTGGTTTTCGAAGTAATTGTCTGTATTTAAACGAAATAAACTATTATAATAAGTTCTTAAACTTTACGCCATGTAAATTTTAGTTTCCGACTTTTAATTAGATATACAAATCCAcctcttaattttttacaaatttgcaaattgactattttgattatttttctctcttaaaaaacAAACCATCAATTTGTCGTCTGAAAGATGGAAATGTtggcaaataatttttttaaaaaatatatttaataaatagaaGGAAAAGTatggtaaataataaaaatattaaacaatgtgaacaataaataTATCGGATATTCAATTCACTAGGTATGCGGATGGTcatcctaatattaagatttagttaGTAATTTGGGgggtgtagtgtgtttttactTTATTGACGACGGAGTCAGGTGGTAGGAAAGGGGGCGATGACCCCCTAATTTTAATtgtttacatgtaaattatatataaatttcagtttagcctccttaaaattttattttagctttagtttattgtataaatatttttgatCCCGTCTAATATTTTATCTAGTTCTACCTCTGCCATTATTCACAAAAGCCGTTATCTATCTAACAAagtccaaaataaaatatattactgtaaataaattttatagtGACATCAAATTAGAATTACTACATAAATTAAGATAGTTTATACACACACAAAAATTAAGTAGACAcacaaaaaagtaaattaaaatagtttatttttaatataaaataaatagtttcAATTAACCCTTGATCTAATTTTGATACATCTATCCTCAACATGAAATCATTTTATATGCTTCCAATATATAGTGCCAAattcatgaaaaattaaaaaaagctaTAAATTTCGATCCACATATAGCGtggcatttatttattattgttagatatttttatttattgtgggaaataaataatttaatgtgGCAGGTCAGGTGGGGAACATGCAACAGATGCTGGAAAATGAAAGTTCTTTAATCAGTAGTGCCAAATAACACTTATTGCAACTAACTGATGGTAATTGGCACTGAGTGTCCTTAGATTGAGGAATATAAACTCTGATTATATTATTAGAGTTAATGTTGAAGGAACAAGGGATATGATTTTATTGGGTATATCTATTATCTAgtatttaagttatttatggCACCACATTCCATAATTAAAGTTTTGGAGTCATGTGGGTTATGATTAAGTTTATctttctatctatctatctatctgcAATTCAAACCAAGTGAGCCATAATAATGTTTcctgcattttctttctttcttttacttcTGATGATTCTGATTTGGTGGTTGAGAACGGTAGATAACTTGATGCAATCACATGATTCCACCACAAACCTAATACATAACAGCATTAATTGATTCGCAAATGTTTGGTAATCAAAGAAAATCAGCAAAAAACAAccataacttgtcttatttagcattcattaattgttacgataattaataaatactaaataaggtaagttatgactgtttttttttgtctctcAAGCATTAccctaatttatttttagtttacttTCACACCTCCTTCtacttttaacttttttttttttatattttttcccaACTTAAATTCCATGCCACTTTTTGTTCCTCAACTCAGGAAAGCTACAACAGAAACACCAAAAACTGCACAAGGAAAAAAGAAGTATCttcctttctttgttttgaaGCCTTTGTCGCTTTCTTGTAAAAGAAGTTTTCCATCACAAAAGGTGCAAACCGCCATTAAATATGGAAGAATGCCTAGGACAAAAAATATTACTATTAGTATTCAAGTTTTCATAGGTCACAGAagctaataaataaaataaaagcaaagtcTAACTAGCTCAGAAAATAGTAAATACATCAGTCTTCATAATACATCATTCCCTTTTGGAAAATAAATCATAGGCTCTAAGAATTGCAAATGAAGAGAGTAACTACTAACTAGTAACTACTCTTATAGTCTTATCCTTGTGGTGATGAATGATGATGCCTCTAACATGGATATAGATAAAAATTACTTAGTGCTTTACTATCTAGAACTAGCACACTTGTTCCTTTTAAGATTTGTTTGAATTTGTGGTAACTATCACATCCAGGTATGCAAGGAGAGTCACATCTTCAACAATCACAATTCAAAATGCTCTAAGCTATCTAAGACAAAATAACATACCTGTCATCAAACTATTTATTACAAAAACTTAAACTGATAGGAAGAAGCACATGACAGTTCAGTCATGGGACTCTCGTTCGCCTTACCCTGCCACGAAGCAGAGACGCCACCAATGAAGTTGTGTCAAGCTTATTCTAGAACCTTAGAGAGAATCTCTTGCATCCCAGAGCATCCTGCATCAAATAAACAAGAAGCTATTCCCTAAATTGATCATGATAATCACTGGCATTGCCTAAGGCTAAGACTAATCTTGAAACTTAGTATTTAATCAGAAATTTACAACAAATTCTAGCACGACACGATTTTAGAAAATCGATAAGTGGCGTATAGCACAAGATCCTGAATGGATGGATGCTTATCCAGATTGACAGGCTGGTTCTGCATACTCATCATTGGAAGATTGAAGAAACCGGccactataaagataaagattcaAACATCTTCACCCAACTCTGTATGACAGTTAGTTTTGAAAAGTAGATGAAATGGAGGCTCATGTATAGAGTCAAAAAGTGCTGTCACATGCATATAATTTACAATGAATTCATGTATGTATCCATTAAGAACATAGACCTACCATCTTTACTTGTCCCTTCTTAGTAATTTAACTGAAGGAGAGGACATTAGAAAATACTCAATTTTGCAGACATATTGGTCTGACCAAATTTATTTAACTAGTACTATatcataaattttattaaacactGGTGCTCTCTACATCAAGGAGTACAAGTAGCATGCACCATGTTCTTATACAAAAGAAGATCAAACAAGACTGGAACAGTAACACCCAACATCATTCAAACTAAGATAAAGAGTACCAAATGGTGTATTAAATCTCACATCGGATACCAACAAATtatctttaaagtttaaaatacGAAAATGGATTTCATGTGGAAATTTCATTGTATGATAATTACCCACAGCACTATACACTTAAGCATTGTACAAAAATACGGAAATTGGAAAGCAAATGACCAAGCTAGGTAGTGATTTTTACGTTGAACAAATCACATTGCAAAGATTTTCCACACTACAGCTACATGACAAGCCTACaaatttgaaaactgaaaaagagAGAATGGAACATAATATTGAGAATAAACAACAACTGAGACAGGACAAATCACAACAATACATGCTAACACAATAATAGTATAGTcatttcttttctcttgaaaGTGCATACTACTATAGTCATAGATAAGGGAGAATTTTCTCACTCAATTAATGTGAGAAGTGGAAAAAATGCTTtgtggaaaaaaaaaatgaagtctTTTTCCCCCCTTCCTTTATTGGTCCAGACTCCAGAGTCCGAATCTTCATAGACTCCACTTTTGGGCCTTACATTTATTAAATGGGCCGAATTGGGCTACTCTTAGCTGATCAAGCATATAAGGGCCAGGCCCAAAACATGAAGTGAGACATATAGTCTACTACTGTCGTTCTCTAAATGGTAATCATGAAATGCAAAGAAATCGGTCAGTTATTGCAACTAACTCATTACAGTTACGCTTCACTACTTCAAACTTGTATCGCCGGCAAGGCGTTACGACCGGGGAAGCAGCTTCACGCGCGATTCTTCCAACTCGGTGTCGCTTACAATCAAGATTTGGCCACAAAGCTCGTCAATCTGTACAGCGTTTGCAACTCCCTGCGgaatgcacaccaagtgttcgacaGAATTCCCAAACAGAACTTGTTTCTCTGGAACGTCCTGATTCGTGGTTACGCCTGGAATGGGCCCCACCAGGCTGCCATCTCTCTGTTTCACCAGATGCTTCAGTATGGACTCAATCCTGATAACTTCACTTTCCCCTTTGTTCTTAAAGCATGCTCTGCACTCTCTGCTATTGGAGAGGGAAGGGGCATCCATGAGTGTGTGATTAGAACTGGCTGGGAGAGGGATTTCTTTGTAGGTGCTGCTCTCATTGATATGTATGCTAAGTGTGGTTGTCTGGTTGAAGCTCgccatgtgtttgataaaattgttGTAAGAGATGCTGTGTTGTGGAACTCCATGCTCGCGGCTTATGCGCTGAATGGACACCCTGATGAGTCACTTGCTCTGTGTAGGTACATGGTGGTGACCGGTGTAAGACCCACCGAGGCAACTCTTGTAACTGTGATTTCGTCCTCGGCTGACATTGCCTGTCTTCCTCATGGGAAGGAGATTCATGGTCTTGCTTGGAGACATGGATTTCAATCCAATGATAAGGTCAAGACTGCTCTGATAGATATGTATGCAAAATGTGGTTCTGTGAGAGTTGCTCGTGCCTTGTTCGAAATGCTTAGGGAGAAAAGAGTTGTGTCTTGGAATGCAATTATCACTGGTTATGCAATGCATGGTCTTGCCAAGGAAGCCTTGGAACTCTTTGAGGTAATGAGGAAAGAGGCTCGGCCGGATCTTATAACCTTTGTTGGTGTTCTAGCAGCTTGCAGCCGTGGGCGTCTGCTCGATGAAGGGCAAGTATTTTATGATATGATGGTGAGGGATTATGGTATCAATCCAACTGTTCAACACTACACATGCATGGTTGATCTTCTTGGTCACTGTGGCAAACTGGAGGAGGCTTATGATCTTATCCGACATATGAGTGTACGGCCGGATTCTGGGGTGTGGGGTGCTTtgctaaattcatgcaaaatccatGGGAATGTGGAGTTGGCAGAGCTAGCCTTGGAGAAGCTGATTGAGCTTGACCCTGACGATTCGGGCAATTATGTGATCTTGGCTAACATGTATGCTAAATCGGGTAATTGGGAAGGAGTTACAAGGTTGAGGCAGATAATGATAGATAAAGGGATAAAGAAAAACATGGCTTGTAGCTGGATTGAAGTGAAGAACAAAGTGTATGCATTTCTCTCCGGGGATGTGTCACATCCAGATTGTGATGCAATATATGCAGAACTGAAGAGGTTAGAAGGGCTAATGAGAGAAGCTGGGTATGTCCCGGACACAGGATCTGTGTTCCATGATGTTGAGGAAGATGAGAAGACAAACATGGTGTGCAGTCACAGTGAGAGACTGGCCATTGCATTTGGACTCATTAGTACTCCCTCAGGAACCAGGCTTCTGATAACAAAGAACCTACGAATATGTGAGGACTGCCATGTTGCCATTAAGTTCATATCAAAGATCACAGATAGGGAAATTACCGTGAGAGACGTTAATCGCTATCATCATTTTAAACAAGGAATTTGTTCATGTGGTGATTATTGGTGATTGTATTACATGTAAATCATAAAACAATTGAATTCATTAAACATACCCAAATCGTCTACTAGATGTTAATGGGGGAGAAAAATTCCCTCAGTTTTGGAGAGTTATTAAACATacaaattgaatttcatttccaaaGTTGGTCAGAACTCATAAGCTACCAAATAATTGGTGCAGCcggtggtgtttttttttttgttttgggatAGGGTGTTGCTGACACTGGTACACTAGTGATCAATAGGTTTTATATTTGTCTGTGATCCAAGAACAATCCTAATTTTGGTTAACTAAGAATCAAGAATGTGTGAAAATTCACGTAAAAAATTCGGTTGACTATTTGGCTTGGCTTGCAATGTTTGCTTATTTTCACTGTTTCAAAATAATATGAACCCCTTTTAGTACTTTTATTGTCGTTAATTAACGTAGTCATCACAAATTTCTTTAAAGGCAATTCTCAAATATAAATTCATGTTCCAACTCAAAGTtcataaggaaaaagaaaaaaaaaaaaggtgtctCCAAAAAGCAGCAACTTGgccaaaataaataaatgcaaaaataaaggaaaaagaaaggaatagACGAGACACTAAAAACGACGGCGTTGCAATCTTCACCAAAGCTAGAGCCTAGAGCGGAAACCATCATCGAGTGCTACTTCCAATCGAGTGCTACTTCCAATCCTGAGTTTCCCATCAAATCGAAGCATAAACCCACTttcgtcttcatcttcttcttcttcttcttcttcacaacCGCACACTGAACTTAAAAATACATCTTCACTTCACCGACatctttgtctttttttttttttctcttcctccttTGCTCGATTCGTTTTGGAACTACTCTGTAAATAAAAGAAGCTTGCTGAGCTCAACTACTTCAGAGGATCATGGTTTGATTCCTGGATCCAACGCATTTATTCAGGTCTGCTTCTTCCACTATCAATCTTATTTCCTTTCACCTAATTCAGTCCCTCTCTGCATTGATCTATTCCTTTATTGTCATACATGATTTCAGATTTAGCTTTGTTGTTTACATAGTTCATGGTTTTATGTGATCTGAGATTTGAGTAGAGTCGGAATTGAATTCAGAATGTTGCATCACTGTTTAGCATTGGTTTTGGTTTTATAGGGTATAGCTTTGGAGATGGCGTGGTTTAGTGGGAAAAATGCTTGGGGGAACTTCCCTGATTTGGATTTGGCGGGAGCCGTGAATAAGCTTCAGGAAAGTGTCAAGAGCATCGAGAAGAATTTCGACACTGCTCTTGGATTTGAAGAGAAGTCTGAATCCAGCAATGAAGGTAATTCATTGTTCAAGTTCCCTTCACTCAGTTTTCTGAATGGTTTATTCATTTGTCTTGTGTATATTGATTTATTGATTGGGGCAGATGTAGAGTCAAGTAATTGCTGTTAGATAGGAGTTTTGAATTGTTGAACTGGGTGGTTGTTTTATAGAATGGGCGTTTTCAGCTGATTAGAGTTATGCCTTTTTATTTTCCCACCTTCCAGGTGCAGGATCATGGCCTATACCGGCAGACAGGAAAACCCTATTTAATCCTGTTATGGCCTTCATAGGGAACAAAAGTGAGGAAACTAGTGAAGAAACATCTGAGAAAGCTGAATCTTCTCAACAAGAATCCAAAACTGAAAAATCACCAGAAAAGCCTGAGTCTTCAGATCACACACATGCACCTGAGGAAAAAGAAAGCTTAGGAACCTATGGAACAGTCCAAATGGAGACTGAAGAAATTG contains:
- the LOC112772285 gene encoding putative pentatricopeptide repeat-containing protein At3g23330; translation: MKCKEIGQLLQLTHYSYASLLQTCIAGKALRPGKQLHARFFQLGVAYNQDLATKLVNLYSVCNSLRNAHQVFDRIPKQNLFLWNVLIRGYAWNGPHQAAISLFHQMLQYGLNPDNFTFPFVLKACSALSAIGEGRGIHECVIRTGWERDFFVGAALIDMYAKCGCLVEARHVFDKIVVRDAVLWNSMLAAYALNGHPDESLALCRYMVVTGVRPTEATLVTVISSSADIACLPHGKEIHGLAWRHGFQSNDKVKTALIDMYAKCGSVRVARALFEMLREKRVVSWNAIITGYAMHGLAKEALELFEVMRKEARPDLITFVGVLAACSRGRLLDEGQVFYDMMVRDYGINPTVQHYTCMVDLLGHCGKLEEAYDLIRHMSVRPDSGVWGALLNSCKIHGNVELAELALEKLIELDPDDSGNYVILANMYAKSGNWEGVTRLRQIMIDKGIKKNMACSWIEVKNKVYAFLSGDVSHPDCDAIYAELKRLEGLMREAGYVPDTGSVFHDVEEDEKTNMVCSHSERLAIAFGLISTPSGTRLLITKNLRICEDCHVAIKFISKITDREITVRDVNRYHHFKQGICSCGDYW